The Rana temporaria chromosome 4, aRanTem1.1, whole genome shotgun sequence genome contains a region encoding:
- the SRSF12 gene encoding serine/arginine-rich splicing factor 12 has protein sequence MSRYSRPPNTSLFVRNVADSTRPEDLRREFGRYGPIVDVYVPLDYYNRRPRGFAYIQFEDVRDAEDALYNLNRKWVCGRQIEIQFAQGDRKTPVQMKSKERHTCSPDDRRRSRSRSRRRTRSRSSSWDRSKRRARHRRHSYSHSKSHSKSPVRRSRSPQRHSFSRGRSRSAEKSPSGSPPKQTGSKSRSGQHRSGSAKSRSKSPRHKHSNSNSHREITQQSRSRSRSRGYRGKSSRQSGSDED, from the exons ATGTCCCGCTACTCTAGGCCGCCCAACACCTCTCTGTTCGTCAGGAACGTGGCCGATTCCACTAG GCCGGAGGATTTGCGGCGTGAGTTTGGTCGGTATGGCCCAATAGTAGACGTTTACGTTCCTCTTGACTACTACAATCGTCGCCCCAGAGGATTTGCTTATATTCA GTTTGAAGATGTTCGTGATGCTGAAGATGCTCTTTATAATCTAAACAGAAAATGGGTTTGTGGACGTCAGATTGAAATACAATTTGCTCAAGGAGATCGGAAAA CTCCTGTGCAAATGAAATCAAAGGAGAGACATACCTGTTCCCCAGATGATCGTAGGAGGTCTAGAAGCCGCAGTAGAAGACGTACACGTAGTCGAAGCTCTTCTTGGGACCGCAGCAAGAGGAG ggcAAGGCACAGAAGGCATTCATATAGTCATTCAAAATCCCATTCAAAGTCGCCTGTAAGACGGTCAAGATCACCCCAAAGACATTCTTTCTCAAGAGGACGGTCTAGGTCAGCAGAGAAATCACCATCTGGCTCGCCACCAAAGCAGACTGGATCAAAGTCGAGATCTGGCCAGCACCGTTCTGGCTCTGCAAAATCTCGTTCAAAGTCTCCTCGTCATAAACACTCTAATTCGAACTCGCATAGGGAAATAACCCAACAATCCCGTTCAAGATCTAGGTCACGAGGCTACAGGGGAAAGAGCAGCCGACAATCTGGTTCTGATGAAGATTAA